A single region of the Plantactinospora soyae genome encodes:
- a CDS encoding aldo/keto reductase: MRYVRLGNSGLEVSSVVLGCMSFGDPQRGTHEWSVGLDESRPFVRQAIEAGITTFDTANVYSAGTSEEITGRLLGEFAKRDEVVIATKVHGRMAPGPKGGGLSRAAILSQVDESLRRLGTDYIDLYQIHRYDPNVPIEETMEALHDVVRAGKVRYLGASSMWTWQFAQAQHAADLNGWTRFVSMQDQYNLIMREEEREMLPYCLDQGVGVLPWSPLARGRLTRDWDAGTRRSETDRFGGTLYRQAEEADRAVVDTVAAVAGELGVSRAQVALAWLWHQPAVTAPIVGATKPEHIADAVAAVELALGEDELRRLGEHYVPHAAEGF; encoded by the coding sequence CTGCATGAGCTTCGGCGATCCGCAGCGCGGCACCCACGAGTGGTCGGTCGGCCTCGACGAGTCGCGGCCGTTCGTCCGGCAGGCGATCGAGGCCGGGATCACCACCTTCGACACCGCCAACGTCTACTCGGCCGGCACCAGCGAGGAGATCACCGGCAGGCTGCTCGGCGAGTTCGCGAAGCGCGACGAGGTGGTGATCGCCACCAAGGTGCACGGCCGGATGGCTCCGGGACCGAAGGGCGGCGGACTCTCCCGGGCGGCGATCCTCAGCCAGGTCGACGAGAGCCTGCGCCGGCTCGGCACCGACTACATCGACCTCTACCAGATCCACCGGTACGACCCGAACGTGCCGATCGAGGAGACGATGGAGGCGCTGCACGACGTGGTCCGGGCCGGCAAGGTCCGCTACCTCGGCGCCTCCTCGATGTGGACCTGGCAGTTCGCGCAGGCGCAGCACGCCGCCGACCTGAACGGCTGGACCCGGTTCGTCTCGATGCAGGACCAGTACAACCTGATCATGCGCGAGGAGGAACGGGAGATGCTGCCGTACTGCCTCGACCAGGGCGTCGGGGTGCTGCCGTGGAGCCCGCTCGCCCGGGGCCGGCTGACCCGGGACTGGGACGCCGGGACGCGGCGCAGCGAGACCGACCGGTTCGGCGGCACCCTCTACCGGCAGGCTGAGGAGGCCGACCGCGCGGTCGTCGACACGGTCGCGGCGGTGGCCGGTGAACTCGGCGTGTCCCGGGCCCAGGTCGCGCTGGCCTGGCTGTGGCACCAGCCGGCGGTGACCGCACCGATCGTCGGTGCCACGAAGCCGGAGCACATCGCCGACGCGGTCGCCGCGGTCGAGTTGGCGCTCGGCGAGGACGAGCTGCGCCGGCTCGGCGAGCACTACGTACCGCACGCTGCGGAAGGGTTCTGA